One stretch of Harpia harpyja isolate bHarHar1 chromosome 17, bHarHar1 primary haplotype, whole genome shotgun sequence DNA includes these proteins:
- the LOC128153430 gene encoding hemoglobin subunit beta-like — protein sequence MVHWTAEEKQLITGLWGKINVADCGAEALARLLIVYPWTQRFFASFGNLSSPTAILGNPMVRAHGKKVLTSFGEAVKNLDNIKKSFAQLSKLHCDKLHVDPENFRLLGDILIIVLASHFGKDFTPACQSAWQKMVRVVAHALAHEYH from the exons ATGGTGCACTGGACAGCCGAAGAGAAGCAGCTCATCACCGGCCTCTGGGGCAAGATCAATGTGGCCGACTGCGGTGCCGAGGCCCTGGCCAG gctgctgatCGTCTACCCCTGGACCCAGAGGTTCTTCGCTTCCTTCGGGAACCTCTCCAGCCCCACCGCCATCCTTGGCAACCCCATGGTCCGCGCCCATGGCAAGAAAGTGCTCACCTCCTTCGGGGAAGCCGTCAAGAACCTGGACAACATCAAGAAAAGTTTTGCTCAGCTGAGCAAACTCCACTGTGACAAGCTGCATGTGGACCCCGAGAACTTCAGG CTCCTGGGTGACATCCTCATCATCGTCCTGGCCAGCCACTTCGGCAAGGACTTCACCCCCGCCTGCCAGTCCGCCTGGCAGAAGATGGTCCGGGTGGTGGCCCACGCGCTGGCCCACGAGTACCACTGA